The following coding sequences lie in one Vitis vinifera cultivar Pinot Noir 40024 chromosome 19, ASM3070453v1 genomic window:
- the LOC100250505 gene encoding uncharacterized protein LOC100250505: MHTLTLELLNHVCTEVLKVSRAKEIFRQSFINGAKYGIPEILEEIIKSYPFALEYLDEDLFKLVVLNRYEKIFNLICETGMHRQLIIRTRDDTNNDNILHLAGKLAPPHRLSLVSGAALQMQRELHWFKEIEKYAPRAFSESENENKDKPKMAFIKEHENLIKEGEKWMKGTAKFYTLAAALIATVVFAAAITIPGGNHDDTGIRNFSKEIAFKVFAVSDALSLFLSIASVLICLSILTARYAEDDFLFALPRRLIFGLVTLFLSVTFMMIAYSGAIYLLFGEKKAWILIALAALACFPVTLYGNLQFPLLVELIYSTYGPGIFGKHSNRLIR; this comes from the exons atgcATACTCTGACTCTTGAATTGCTTAACCACGTATGTACTGAAGTTTTGAAAGTGTCAAGAGCAAAGGAAATATTTAGACAATCATTCATTAATGGGGCAAAATATGGGATTCCCGAGATTCTGGAAGAGATTATAAAGTCATATCCTTTTGCACTCGAGTATCTGGATGAGGATCTATTCAAATTGGTAGTATTAAATCGTTATGAAAAGATTTTCAACCTCATCTGCGAAACTGGTATGCATAGACAACTTATAATACGAACCAGAGATGATACAAATAACGATAATATCTTGCATTTGGCTGGAAAATTGGCCCCTCCGCACCGGCTCAGTCTCGTTTCTGGTGCAGCTCTACAAATGCAACGCGAGTTACATTGGTTTAAg gaaattgaaaaatatgcACCGAGAGCCTTCAGTGAATCTGAGAACGAAAACAAAGATAAACCGAAAATGGCATTTATAAAGGAAcatgaaaatttgataaaagAAGGGGAGAAATGGATGAAAGGCACAGCAAAATTTTACACATTGGCGGCAGCGCTTATTGCTACTGTAGTGTTTGCAGCTGCAATTACCATCCCGGGTGGCAACCATGATGATACTGGCATACGAAATTTCTCCAAAGAAATTGCCTTCAAAGTTTTTGCAGTTTCGGATGCGCTTTCCCTCTTCCTATCCATTGCTTCGGTGCTGATATGCCTATCCATTCTCACGGCACGATATGCAGAAGATGATTTTCTTTTTGCCCTTCCCAGGAGGTTGATATTTGGCCTTGTTACTCTATTCCTCTCCGTAACATTCATGATGATAGCCTACAGTGGCGCAATCTATCTTCTCTTTGGTGAAAAGAAGGCATGGATTCTTATTGCCTTGGCTGCATTAGCCTGTTTTCCAGTGACCTTGTACGGAAATTTGCAGTTTCCCCTCCTTGTGGAACTGATTTATTCCACATACGGCCCAGGCATTTTTGGCAAACATAGTAATCGTCTGATCCGATAG
- the LOC132253463 gene encoding uncharacterized protein LOC132253463 isoform X3, which produces MDNKSICEASSSSLRLRNDNSANSPKNSNMDIAEHDEEFTVMASSSLPLSVSDASPNNIHFINMAQDTDEYAPVSSTSSLKRTTTIDTAHLTNEYVSVVSSSSLRRTSSSEFYYLELYKAVLNGDWESASKLLKDDPRSFSAPIGTDDSRMLHIAVELGEARMGFVEKLVKFMPSEALALQDSDGATALFNAARAGNIKAVKLLVNKNPSLPNICQRDNFAPLHSAIRYGHKELTLYLLSVTRDDKHPYPFSNLPGIELLRRALMVGFHVLAKRPWAFPSGSRFNLWQLIIYHC; this is translated from the exons ATGGATAACAAATCCATCTGCgag gcttcttcttcttcactacgTCTTAGAAATGACAACAGCGCAAACAGTCCTAAAAACAGTAACATGGACATTGCTGAGCATGATGAGGAGTTCACTGTAATGGCTTCCTCTTCATTACCACTCTCGGTAAGCGATGCCAGCCCAAACAATATCCACTTCATCAATATGGCGCAGGATACTGATGAATATGCCCCAGTCTCTTCCACTTCATCATTGAAAAGAACTACTACCATCGACACGGCACACCTTACCAATGAATATGTTTCAGTGGTTTCATCTTCATCTTTGCGAAGGACTAGCAGCTCCG AATTCTATTACTTGGAACTGTACAAAGCTGTGCTCAATGGTGACTGGGAAAGTGCTTCAAAATTATTGAAGGATGATCCACGATCATTCTCCGCCCCGATCGGAACAGATGATTCCCGAATGCTTCACATAGCAGTTGAGTTAGGAGAGGCCAGAATGGGTTTCGTGGAGAAGTTGGTTAAGTTTATGCCAAGTGAGGCACTGGCTCTGCAGGATTCTGATGGCGCCACTGCCCTTTTCAACGCTGCAAGGGCTGGCAATATAAAAGCAGTCAAGTTGTTAGTGAACAAAAACCCAAGCTTGCCCAATATCTGCCAACGCGACAATTTTGCACCTCTTCACAGCGCTATTAGGTATGGTCATAAAGAGCTGACTTTATATTTATTAAGCGTCACCAGAGATGATAAACATCCATATCCTTTCTCAAATTTGCCTGGAATCGAACTTCTGCGCAGAGCACTAATGGTGGGGTTTCATG TATTGGCTAAAAGGCCTTGGGCTTTCCCAAGTGGAAGTCGCTTCAACTTATGGCAACTCATAATATATCATTGTTAG
- the LOC132253463 gene encoding uncharacterized protein LOC132253463 isoform X1 produces MDNKSICEASSSSLRLRNDNSANSPKNSNMDIAEHDEEFTVMASSSLPLSVSDASPNNIHFINMAQDTDEYAPVSSTSSLKRTTTIDTAHLTNEYVSVVSSSSLRRTSSSEFYYLELYKAVLNGDWESASKLLKDDPRSFSAPIGTDDSRMLHIAVELGEARMGFVEKLVKFMPSEALALQDSDGATALFNAARAGNIKAVKLLVNKNPSLPNICQRDNFAPLHSAIRYGHKELTLYLLSVTRDDKHPYPFSNLPGIELLRRALMVGFHDVALYLVKRYPDLATCHFDSARHDANDSDEDFAPLTVLAKRPWAFPSGSRFNLWQLIIYHC; encoded by the exons ATGGATAACAAATCCATCTGCgag gcttcttcttcttcactacgTCTTAGAAATGACAACAGCGCAAACAGTCCTAAAAACAGTAACATGGACATTGCTGAGCATGATGAGGAGTTCACTGTAATGGCTTCCTCTTCATTACCACTCTCGGTAAGCGATGCCAGCCCAAACAATATCCACTTCATCAATATGGCGCAGGATACTGATGAATATGCCCCAGTCTCTTCCACTTCATCATTGAAAAGAACTACTACCATCGACACGGCACACCTTACCAATGAATATGTTTCAGTGGTTTCATCTTCATCTTTGCGAAGGACTAGCAGCTCCG AATTCTATTACTTGGAACTGTACAAAGCTGTGCTCAATGGTGACTGGGAAAGTGCTTCAAAATTATTGAAGGATGATCCACGATCATTCTCCGCCCCGATCGGAACAGATGATTCCCGAATGCTTCACATAGCAGTTGAGTTAGGAGAGGCCAGAATGGGTTTCGTGGAGAAGTTGGTTAAGTTTATGCCAAGTGAGGCACTGGCTCTGCAGGATTCTGATGGCGCCACTGCCCTTTTCAACGCTGCAAGGGCTGGCAATATAAAAGCAGTCAAGTTGTTAGTGAACAAAAACCCAAGCTTGCCCAATATCTGCCAACGCGACAATTTTGCACCTCTTCACAGCGCTATTAGGTATGGTCATAAAGAGCTGACTTTATATTTATTAAGCGTCACCAGAGATGATAAACATCCATATCCTTTCTCAAATTTGCCTGGAATCGAACTTCTGCGCAGAGCACTAATGGTGGGGTTTCATG ATGTAGCACTGTATCTGGTTAAACGTTATCCTGACCTTGCCACATGCCATTTCGATTCCGCCCGCCACGATGCTAATGATTCTGATGAGGATTTTGCCCCTTTGACAGTATTGGCTAAAAGGCCTTGGGCTTTCCCAAGTGGAAGTCGCTTCAACTTATGGCAACTCATAATATATCATTGTTAG
- the LOC132253463 gene encoding uncharacterized protein LOC132253463 isoform X2 yields MDIAEHDEEFTVMASSSLPLSVSDASPNNIHFINMAQDTDEYAPVSSTSSLKRTTTIDTAHLTNEYVSVVSSSSLRRTSSSEFYYLELYKAVLNGDWESASKLLKDDPRSFSAPIGTDDSRMLHIAVELGEARMGFVEKLVKFMPSEALALQDSDGATALFNAARAGNIKAVKLLVNKNPSLPNICQRDNFAPLHSAIRYGHKELTLYLLSVTRDDKHPYPFSNLPGIELLRRALMVGFHDVALYLVKRYPDLATCHFDSARHDANDSDEDFAPLTVLAKRPWAFPSGSRFNLWQLIIYHC; encoded by the exons ATGGACATTGCTGAGCATGATGAGGAGTTCACTGTAATGGCTTCCTCTTCATTACCACTCTCGGTAAGCGATGCCAGCCCAAACAATATCCACTTCATCAATATGGCGCAGGATACTGATGAATATGCCCCAGTCTCTTCCACTTCATCATTGAAAAGAACTACTACCATCGACACGGCACACCTTACCAATGAATATGTTTCAGTGGTTTCATCTTCATCTTTGCGAAGGACTAGCAGCTCCG AATTCTATTACTTGGAACTGTACAAAGCTGTGCTCAATGGTGACTGGGAAAGTGCTTCAAAATTATTGAAGGATGATCCACGATCATTCTCCGCCCCGATCGGAACAGATGATTCCCGAATGCTTCACATAGCAGTTGAGTTAGGAGAGGCCAGAATGGGTTTCGTGGAGAAGTTGGTTAAGTTTATGCCAAGTGAGGCACTGGCTCTGCAGGATTCTGATGGCGCCACTGCCCTTTTCAACGCTGCAAGGGCTGGCAATATAAAAGCAGTCAAGTTGTTAGTGAACAAAAACCCAAGCTTGCCCAATATCTGCCAACGCGACAATTTTGCACCTCTTCACAGCGCTATTAGGTATGGTCATAAAGAGCTGACTTTATATTTATTAAGCGTCACCAGAGATGATAAACATCCATATCCTTTCTCAAATTTGCCTGGAATCGAACTTCTGCGCAGAGCACTAATGGTGGGGTTTCATG ATGTAGCACTGTATCTGGTTAAACGTTATCCTGACCTTGCCACATGCCATTTCGATTCCGCCCGCCACGATGCTAATGATTCTGATGAGGATTTTGCCCCTTTGACAGTATTGGCTAAAAGGCCTTGGGCTTTCCCAAGTGGAAGTCGCTTCAACTTATGGCAACTCATAATATATCATTGTTAG